The following nucleotide sequence is from Drosophila takahashii strain IR98-3 E-12201 chromosome 3L, DtakHiC1v2, whole genome shotgun sequence.
tattttcggGGGTTACTCGAAAGATAAGATAAATGGTGCTATTTCCACAAGTTATTAATGCCAATTCTTGGTAAGATTTAGTAAGTATTAGAAGAGTTCCCGGAATGGAAGTCCCCGTAAAATTAACTATTGATTCGCCCCCGTTAAGCCATATGTTGCgaatttatattattcatTGACAAGAAATTTATAGTAAACCGATTTTAGATGCACAACTGGACCGTGTCACATTGTTTCagatacattaaaaataattctgataaaatatttgtatcgtaattttatattataagaacCAAGTTTTAATCTCATAAAGGGAACAAATATAGAATACAATGacgttatttttactttttaataaaacttgtCTTAGATAGGGAATCTGACACTGCTGTCCAAAAAACCATCAGAcaatatttgaattattatttataattttataaagattctataaatttaaaaatctttacggtagctttatatataaattcctTAAGGTTTTtgttcaatatatatttatttattttacaactcGGTGTCAAATTTCATTATTGAAAAGgagataaaatataaattcaatttgtacTCAGGAAGATTGGTCAAGGATCTTTTGGTAAACCCATAAATACAGGTTAATATTGAAGAAAACACGAAACATATTTTATCGTCctgttaaaattgtttttttttttaatactatgaTCGAATCACATGGTTAAGTATATAGAAACAATATGAGGCTACCATACCCAATAGTTTCCCTATAATTAGTTCTGATAATTGCCGATCATATGAACATCTTATTGCCCGAAAACGTTCAATGTTTTCATTctgattttaaagttaaaagaaTACATCATGAGAAACCCATTTATAAATCATGTTAGTAGTTCATTAAATGATTGCACAATAAAGGtttttgttcaataaatatgtatttaattagTTAGATCTCAGTGCTCAATGTAACCATCTGCAAAGGGAGTAAAGGCAGCCACATGGCGTTCCCTGACGAGGATCTCGTATTTGTCATATGAGCGGAGCGGCAGGTTCTCGTATTTGACGATGCACGTCCGCCTTGCAAGGTAAAGGGTTCCAATGAAAAGCGCCTCATCGCAGCGGACGCGGCAGATGAAGACGCGATCGTTGGAGGCGTTGGTTCCCACGGACACGGCGTTCTTCTCCCGGAAGCCATCGAAACTGTGGATCCAGTGGTAGCTGACGGTGGCATTGGAGACCAGGACCTCGTAGGTTGTGGCCTGGTTGCCCAAAGTGTCCGTATTGTAGGTCGCCTTTCCTAGTTCCGGAACCACTCGGGCGGGCAAAATATTACTGCTGTATACCACACGACCCACGTAGTTGTAGTAACCATCGGGATCGACTCCACCCAGAACGGCTTCCTCCGGCAGATCCATTGTCTTGTCCAGATACACCCACTTATCCTCCGTGCTGTAGACTCCTCCCTGGATGAGAGCCACCAGCTGGACGAGGACGACGGCCACAATGACAGAGCTCTTGGTAGAGTACATGATTCTGTTGCTGACTGAGAGGTATTGTGGTCATTTCCACCTGTTGACCGCTTTTATAGGTCTCCCCCCAAAGGCTCGAAGATCTGATAAGGTCGgctgtaaattatttttcgagGGTTTACTCTTGTGATTAGATAGTTGGTTACTTTTCTGGATTGGTGATTAACACATGAAAGTTCTGTGGTCAATTGCTTGCGAGATATTGTGAATTTTCGCAATGGAAGTCCCCTTACAAAAATAAGTTGTCTGCAATCTGATTAAAGccttatcttaaaaaaaacttgtaaacTACAATAAGTAAGTTTGAGGCATTTTACCAAATCCACATTCATATTGGCTTTGGActgataaatatatttgtaaaactttaacccGTTTGataaattcttttttgttaaaaaactttttaatattattttatagttactataatttaaagattaaaatatgtaaattgttttttctttgtttttttatcattttaactttttcgatggatggaagtaattttagtCATCTAGTCGAGTCATTCAGGCGAGTTCTAATATAGGCTAACCTTCCGAAGTTGGCACAAAAATCGGCAAGGCCAAAGTCGAACGAAATCGAATGCTAGAATACTAATCAATTCAATTAGAGCgcacaaaacccgtttttggcttatcaacaTATCAAACTTATCAAAGAACAGGCTACAAGAACCCTGACCTTACACAACAATCAAAGTAAAGCTCGTTTTACAATAACTCTTCATTTTCTTCAAAGTTCGGTGAACTTCAAAATTCCGTCTGCTTTTCCTCACCTGTCTGACTTTGCAAAGCCACgttttgcctttgcttttaTAGCGGTGTGTTTTCGCTTTTGTACGATAATTTCTGTGGCTGTTTTATAGCAGCATGCTATGTGTTGTATACGATTATTTTTCGCGCACGTTCCGTGACGTCACAGCCGTTAAAGTCGGCTAAAGCGTTGTCACTTTAAAAGCGCCAAAATCCAGCGGAGCGTTTAGTCGAGTGGAGAAGCCGCTGGGGGAAGGATCACCGACGATCACCCATCATCGTTAAAACCTCCAACAGATTCCGGAAAAACAGTTGAGTGTTTAGTGTTAAGTGCTAAAAAGGTTGAGCGACTTAGTTGCAAAgttgaaacaattttaaagagaATGAGCTGACAAATAAAGGAATCAGCTGAAGTGCGTAACCAGTTTGATCGAAAATTTTCCAGAATCCATTACCGTAGTTTtcgaaataattattataatttacatTTCAAAACAAACATTGAGACTAgttagtaaatatataatatataaataatataaaaagactGTAGACATTGAGTTCTGAACCAGTTTGTTGCTTAGCTAATCACATCATAATCTGATTTAAACAGtctctgtttttttaattcctttATAAAAAGAGTAAACTTTTTTGAAGTAAAATTGGGGAATACTTGAGAAAACAGATTACTTTACGACAACTGAAAAGgtacaataaaatttaaacgaTTGCACTTAAGAACCCACTTTTTAAGCACACTTAAAGAATGCCAAGattaaatggtttaaaaagaGGGAGTGCACTAAATTAATATTGTAACAATTTAGAAACTTATAAaggattcatttgattttgtgtttgataatttttatcttACTTCAAGGAAGATAAATAgatttacaacatttttttttcgtattttacagatttttcttgttttttacaataatttgcatttcataATTCCACGATTGAATCTTGCCTCATGTCTTCAATTGGTTAACCACAGTCGGTTACATTGTAATTTGGCAAAACAAAGTGTGGATGAGCCTGATCCACGTTGTACAACTCTCCAAAAATCTAAAAGTTTTTGAATAGGAAAAATTGCAAGCCATATTGAACTAAACTAGTTTTGATTGTACTAATCGGTATCATCAAAGGTTGCTTTGCACTCAAGAACCTTTAGGCTTGATGAACTGGATATTGATTACACACACGTGTTTAATCAAGGTCACGATATAAACGACCTGTGAAGGTCATCACCTATCTGCTGGGCGTTCCCATTCTCAGTTACAATCCACATGTCGTGACGAAAATTCCCATCCCATTCGCAcgacacttttatttttattcaaattatgtaGCATTATTAAAACTCGTCTAAAATGCTGAAAACAATTGCACAGTTCATAGATTTTATGGCTTGTCTCGCTTATCTGCCTCGATTTCATTATTGCCAGCTTTTTTATGGCCTATTGCGACAATTAAAACACAGTTTTAGCCAAGataaaaagaaattacagCCCTCACAGCAAAGGTAAGCCTCGGTGTTCATGTGtttctttgttttatataaTGTCTTAACAATTGTtgccaaaaaacaacaaaataaaacgacAGCAGACGCCGGAATGGTTGAATGAACTTTGCGGCCACATGCCACACTGGGCCATGGGATAGGTCAGGAGGGAAGAAGTTGGAGGCAGCACCTGTGGAAGATGGCTGATTGTAAAATTGCCAATTATGGCGAAGAAAATTCGGCAGATACTGCCTAGATGTGCAATATTATAATGGAGTCAGTTACATGTTGGTATTGCAACACATGGCCAAAAACAATAAACGGAATACATTTTAGTGTCGCTCAAACTTAGCACAcagtggaaatattttttactagaTATTTACTTACCTAATAATTTCTGGaattttgctcattttaaGTAACATGttggtataatatttaattaataacattaaaaagtgtttaacataaatgaaatcaattattgatttatacaaatttttcttTAGATCTGGAGCTTTAAAATGACTGGGAAAATCCATGGTCTGCTGGTAGTGAGTGCCATACTCAGTCTGGCAAATGGATCTGGAAATTCCACTAAGCCCAACATTGTAATAATACTGATCGATGATATGGTAAGTTGTCGTACTAAGAAATAATTACTGCTTATAAACacgaatattttatatactttaagGGCATGAACGATGTGAGTTTTCATGGCTCGAATCAGATACTCACGCCGAATATTGATGCCCTGGCCTACAATGGTATTCTGCTCAACAAGCACTATGTTCCGAATCTGTGCACTCCATCCAGGGCCACCCTGCTAACCGGAAGATATCCCATACACACAggttaattataatttgtaaatcaCCAAAGGTTCTTTCTAACTAAATtacttaattaaatgttttcagGAATGCAGCACTTTGTGATCATTACCGATGAGCCCTGGAGTCTCCCTCAGCGAGAGCGTCTGATGCCGGAACTTTTCCGGGAGGCCGGCTATTCCACCCACTTGGTGGGAAAGTGGCACTTGGGCTTCTGGCGAAAGGACCTTACACCCACAATGCGCGGATTTGACCACCACTTTGGCTACTACAACGGATACATCGACTACTACGATCATCAGGTTCGAATGCTCGACAGGAACTATTCGGCAGGACTGGATTTCCGACGGGATCTTGAGCCCTGTCCCGAGGCAAATGGAACTTACGCTACCGAAGCCTTTACTTCGGAAGCGAAAAGGATTATTGAGAAGCACGATAAGAGCAAACCATTGTTTATGGTGCTCAGTCACTTGGCAGTACACACGGGCAACGAGGATAATCCGATGCAGGCTCCCGAGGAGGAGGTTGCCAAGTTTGCCCACATCAAGAATCCTAAGCGGCGCACTTACGCTGGTGAGTTGGTAATTTAAGATCTGGAATAGTTTCTAATCTGCATTTCTTaccatatctatatattttgaaCAAAGGGATGATTTCTAGTCTGGATAAAAGTGTGGCTCAGACGATTGGTGCTTTGAAGGATAATGGAATGCTGAATAACAGCATTATCCTGCTTTACTCAGACAATGGTGCCCCCACTGTGGGCATTCACTCCAATGCGGGCTCTAACTATCCTTACCGCGGGGtaagtaattattattattattattattattctactAGAATATCAAGTggttttacactttaaaattcattcattaaagtaaataataaaaaataatgactctccttaaaattttaaaaaattatgtagATCAAAAACTAGAAAAGATACAATGTCCAAGGCTTACGACTTGTACTTTACATCAGTTGCTTTGCTCTTTCTTTTGCCAACAGCACAGCTCAATAGAATTTCTTCTAAGGGGGATTTTAAGTAATAATTTGACTTTAAGCATGtcacttaaaatatatattaaatactgcTCTTTCTTTTACCAACAGCAAAAGGAATCCCCGTGGGAGGGTGGCATTCGATCCGCCGGCGCCTTATGGAGTCCGCTCCTCAAGGAGCAAGGATATGTGTCCAATCAGGCTATTCATGCCGTGGATTGGCTGCCCACACTGGCTGGAGCTGCCGGGGTGTCCTTGCCACTGGATCTTCAGTTGGACGGAGTTAATCTCTGGCCTTCGCTGAGCGGCAATGAGGAACCGAAGCCCCGAACGATGATTCATGTGCTGGATGAAGTGTTCGGCTACTCATCGTACATGCGAGATAATCTTAAGTATGTGAACGGAAGCAGCTTTGGGGGACAATACGATCAGTGGCTAGGAGATCTGGAGCCCAACGAAGACGATCCCTTGAGCGAGAGCTACGGACAGCATGTCCTGGCATCGGAAGTTCAACGCGTCCTGGGAAATCGGGGATTAACCGAGGATCGCATCCTGCAGATGAGAAGCGAAGCCACCGAGAGGTGTCCCCCTATTGAAGGGCAGAATCCTCTAGAGCCCGAATTCAAATGTGAGCCCCTAAAGGCACACTGCTTTTTCGATTTGGCCAAGGATCCCTGTGAGCGATACAATCTAGCGGAAAGCTATCCACTTCAACTGAAGGAACTTGCCGAAGAGGTGGATCAAATCCGTCGGACTGCGATTCCTAGCGCCAGAGTTCCCAAATCCGATTCGCGGGCCAATCCAGCTTACCACAACGGAAATTGGGAGTGGTGGAACGATACGGAAACGGATTCAAGTTCCGGTACTTGTTCGTTAAATATATGGATTATGATGGGAAGTATTATAGGCCTAGCGTATAGAAGATATTTATAGTGGTAAGTTCTGATTAgtgtaaattgtaaaaaaattaaaataaataaaaataattgttaataatatttacaatttacttGTGACTATACTTCGAAACAGATCtataatcatttatttttgtccgaaaagtatatttattgaacTAGCTATTTTAGATGAAACAAACTTGGCTTAAATTAATGCCATAATTGTGGCATCACtggtaataaattaaatgataataaaTTGTGCAAGCAACTTTCGGCTACAACGTTAAAAAACAGTACAAGATTGAAAGCAGTGACCTATTTAATCTATTTACGATATTGTCCATATTGAATATCGTGTTCACAGATCccaaaaatatgcaataatattttaaggtaGAACATCCCTagatatgaatattttaataggaaaattgtatttcacTTGTCTTATAGACAATTTCAAAATTCACATTCTATatcaaaaattcagaaaaaaaaattagcaagCCCAAGAACTtaagaaatcaaaataaaacttaccGAAGCTCTActttttaactaattttattaGAAACAACAATGGACAGACAACTAAATTCTCTATAAACAATAGAAAAGCTGGCTTAAAACTAGCAATTGCATTGGGGTTTTGATTACGGGATCTTAAGACTAAATTTACagaaatacataaaaataatacaaaaatatgcaaCAGATGATAACAATACAATCCAGTTACTCGCTCATGAATACTCACTAGTTTCTTTAAACACGTATATACATAGGTACATAATACAAACGGACAGTTGACTTTTTTAGAGCCAACATTATATCATACACTCGGATAATACTCTTAATATAGCTCAAAAATGGGTTTCCTCCATACTTCCGACCTTGGTATCTGTTTTTCCTGCTTGGGCTTGGAATTCTCCTCCTCTTTGGCGCTATTCGATCATATTGAACAGTAGGCAGGAGAATATCATACCAAAgatctgaaaaaataaaaataatttttaaaatgattattcAGTATTTTCCCGTATTTTCTAAGTATATGTATTACTCACCATTAAAATGGCCACCGCGATGGAGGTTCCTCCGATAACCGCCGCGTGATCTCTGATGAAGTTGGTCGTGACATAGAGACAGCCCTGGTTGTACAGATTGGTGATGGTCGGGAAGATGGTGCACTCCTTTCGCTGACCCCCAAAAAGCTCCTGGCAGCAAGACTCGGGCACCGGTCCGTACCTATTCCAATCGTGCCACGTGTCCACTCCGCAGCATTGCAGCCGCTCTTGTGTCAAATCCCAGGCCTGGGTGATCTCCCTCCGGCTGCCGTATAAAGCCATTGTGGATCGCATTTCCTACGGAACATTAGGTGGGTTCAATGGAGTGCCACAGATTTATTTATGGATTTCCCTTACCTGCCGCATGGTCTGCTGAACTCGTTCGCGGAACACATAACCCAAGACGCCGCCAATTAGCATGGTGACGAAAACTAAAGCCACTATTATGAAATACTGCAAAGGGAAAACGAGGGGTTAATGCATATGTTAAATGGTGTTTGCATCATAGTTAAGAAGAAAAGACTTGCGATTTCTTAAGTTAGTtttagaaagaaaaataaagaatttagtaacgcaacatatttattttttaaatgcaagttatatttttgtttagaaataatttaattcaatttaataaaagtgGTTATAGAACCGTATgatttgttatatttattatatttacgtACCGTAAGTAGCAGGCACTTGACCTCCTTTCCAGCACCTACACAGCCCAAAAAGGACACTAGGCAGATGATGATCGATGTAACCAGTAGAACGTAAACGGCTCCCGAGAAAAGATTAGTTCCGAGCAATTCGTTAACGAAACTGCGATCCACCAGAGTCCACAGGGTGAGACAGAAGACAATGGCTCCACCCACCTGAAAGTAttcatttttgataatttgtttgaaattaattatttactttCATTTAGGCGAGATACTCACGAATATCACAAAGTTGGCTATGAAAAGGCTGTACTTGACGAACTGCCCGCAGCAGTCCATTCGCGAACTGAAGCCCATATCGTCTTCCTTTGAATGGAAAATAAGttccaattaatcaattcGATTACAGAAGAGAATGTAACATTTTGTACTTTTGTCTACAGGTGACGAGTCCGAAGAGGAATTTGATGCAAGGAGGATGATGCTAGGGATTTGGGAGGGAAAAGATGCAGAGGTTCTTGATGGCGCAACAGCTCTATTCGGCGAAAATAGATAAGGATTATTTTACACTTCGCTTGGATTGGGTTATAGTGTTAGTAAGTTGTGGCTTAGTACAGTAAATGGTTTGATGACAACCTATATTcgtaaactatttttaaatatcgtatttctaattattaaatttattctcgtactaaaaaataaatacatgttatatatttaaaatattaaaggatCTTGGTAGTGACAAAGCTTTTAGGATCTAACAAATTACtggaaaactaaaatatttgaattaggGACTTAAAACATATATTGTGATTTCCAATCAAATCTAAcctaacattttaatattgaatCACCGAATGTTTAAAATCGTACTATCAAGTTGTAATGTTAATGAAATGTGTAACCTTTTTCGAAGTTTCTTCCGTGTAAAATCTGTAAGTGATATTTATTTCACTATCTTTGCCGCCAATCGCTGGTTTTCCAGCTGTAAAACGAGAGTGAAGCTGGGAGAGTGGTGCGCATGCGCAGATGTGGTTTCGGCCGACTGTTCGCTGTTTGTTTCTAAGCCGGGTCCGAACCGCGAAGCGACCGAAGTACACTTAACCATGACCCACTTTTGGCAGCGGCGACGCCGCAGCGAAGCTGCCAACGCAATGCGCCTAGACAAGCGTTCATTATCGGCGGTGGCTGTTAACGTTTTGTGGATTTTGTCAGTTACGGCTCTTAAAAAGAGACTTCGGTTACTTACGACGCATTAGGCCCACTTCAAGGGTTCGCTGCGTAGAGACTCCGAGGAGAATTCCCAGTGGAAGTTGGAGCaatcacaaataaataaatcaaagtaaTAGCCTGCCCGAAAAATTGCTAGCTAATTATAGTGGCTTATTTACGAGTGCCGCCCCATCTCTGATTCATCTTGGCGGACTGCGATGTTCTAAATgctaattaaaagtaattgcAGGCTGAGCAATCGAGTCCCCCGACCCCCAACTAGCTGGTAAACGACATCTCATTTCGAGCATTATTTTCCAAATTCAAATAAGCTAAGTCGCAGCAAAGTTCGCCAGGTAATTGGCGGggctattaaaaaatgttctcacaCTGTCTGAATATTCACTATTTTTCATTCGGCGTTATCATGTTGCGGGAATCGTGCCTGAGATGACAGTAAGTCATCTGAAAGTCGCCATTAATGACGGGGCGTTGGCGGCGGGGCGAATCACTATATCTGCGGCTTGTAAGCCGAAACCAATTAAGTTTATGGTAATTGTTCAGATGTACGTGCTACACATCATAATAGATCACTTAAAGCTCGGATTTTTAGACCTCTCACTCTTGAAAAACATGGGAAATTAttggaaattattattattttgctaaaaaaggtaaacaaaattatggATCATCATCACCATTATTAGTTGGATATGTAATCGGGTAATTAAGAGGTTGCAATATTGTGGGTTGAAGTACCAAAATAAATGTCTTTTCGTAGTTTTGATAGGAATAACTTATTTTGCGAGTCTGTCGATTTGGGGGTTTTAAAATCGTAGGGTGGAAACCAATCTGTAGACAATTCTTTTAAATTCGTTTCAAGTCATGTTTAATCGTCAGTATTTGCAAAACAATAATGGAAGCAACAATTGGGATAATTCTACGTACTATTgtaaagaaaaacgaagttcTTACAAAcattaatacaaattatatcCTAAGTCTTGTGTATGCCACAAAGAGCaagagatttttttaatatcaagcatatttttatgtattattTAGGGTTTTTTTGTGAAGGTACATAATCAATTTACCTCGCTATAATATAACCTTTACTTCGAAAATCCCAATGTTACTATTAGAAAGCTTGACTgtttaactaaaataatatacaaattatttaataaactaaTCTTAACGTATTACGCATATGAGATAAAACTACCTTATTAGGTtgtaatattaatcaattaaCTTATTTACTCACAAGTTTGCCGTCCCGTAGCACAAACGAAGTTTTCGTTAGGTAACCAATTTTGGCGGTTTTCTTTTCTCAGCGTTTGAGTATGTAAATGGCCTCAAAGTTG
It contains:
- the LOC108066164 gene encoding uncharacterized protein, which translates into the protein MYSTKSSVIVAVVLVQLVALIQGGVYSTEDKWVYLDKTMDLPEEAVLGGVDPDGYYNYVGRVVYSSNILPARVVPELGKATYNTDTLGNQATTYEVLVSNATVSYHWIHSFDGFREKNAVSVGTNASNDRVFICRVRCDEALFIGTLYLARRTCIVKYENLPLRSYDKYEILVRERHVAAFTPFADGYIEH
- the Tsp74F gene encoding CD151 antigen, with translation MGFSSRMDCCGQFVKYSLFIANFVIFVGGAIVFCLTLWTLVDRSFVNELLGTNLFSGAVYVLLVTSIIICLVSFLGCVGAGKEVKCLLLTYFIIVALVFVTMLIGGVLGYVFRERVQQTMRQEMRSTMALYGSRREITQAWDLTQERLQCCGVDTWHDWNRYGPVPESCCQELFGGQRKECTIFPTITNLYNQGCLYVTTNFIRDHAAVIGGTSIAVAILMIFGMIFSCLLFNMIE
- the LOC108066181 gene encoding arylsulfatase B; the protein is MTGKIHGLLVVSAILSLANGSGNSTKPNIVIILIDDMGMNDVSFHGSNQILTPNIDALAYNGILLNKHYVPNLCTPSRATLLTGRYPIHTGMQHFVIITDEPWSLPQRERLMPELFREAGYSTHLVGKWHLGFWRKDLTPTMRGFDHHFGYYNGYIDYYDHQVRMLDRNYSAGLDFRRDLEPCPEANGTYATEAFTSEAKRIIEKHDKSKPLFMVLSHLAVHTGNEDNPMQAPEEEVAKFAHIKNPKRRTYAGMISSLDKSVAQTIGALKDNGMLNNSIILLYSDNGAPTVGIHSNAGSNYPYRGQKESPWEGGIRSAGALWSPLLKEQGYVSNQAIHAVDWLPTLAGAAGVSLPLDLQLDGVNLWPSLSGNEEPKPRTMIHVLDEVFGYSSYMRDNLKYVNGSSFGGQYDQWLGDLEPNEDDPLSESYGQHVLASEVQRVLGNRGLTEDRILQMRSEATERCPPIEGQNPLEPEFKCEPLKAHCFFDLAKDPCERYNLAESYPLQLKELAEEVDQIRRTAIPSARVPKSDSRANPAYHNGNWEWWNDTETDSSSGTCSLNIWIMMGSIIGLAYRRYL